GTTTGTTGTCAGCGACCCTGCAACGGAGGCCGAAACGCTGACGACAGCGATCAATACTGCGGCGAACCTCGAGCAATTGATCACGATGGTGACAATGTTGACCTCGCCCTTTGGCGTCACCGGCATGTTATCAGCGATCGACCAGAAAAACCAATATCCCTCTGCCGGCCAACTCGACAAGGAAATGTTTTCGCCGCAGATGCCTGCTTCGACAACTGCGCGTGCAATTACCTTAGATGCCGATCGCGCAGTCGTGGGCGACGACGCTGAAGGAAATCTTTTGCGACAGCAGATTGCAGGCGCCGCAAATGCTGCCGGTGTCGCGGCTGACAATCTGGATGCAATGGACAAGCGCCTTGCGGCAAATTCTGAGACATCGGGCCAGCTCTCCCGCTCACGCAATATCATGCAGGCCACCGTCACCAACGGTTTGCTTCTCAAACAGATCCATGACGCAATTATTCAAAACATTCAGGCGACCAGCCTGTTGACGATGACCACCGCACAGGCGGGGCTGCACGAGGCGGAGGAGGCGGCGACCCAACGAAAGGAACATCAG
This sequence is a window from Rhizobium rhizogenes. Protein-coding genes within it:
- the virB5 gene encoding pilin minor subunit VirB5 is translated as MNITKLVINALFICLVLSGTAKAQFVVSDPATEAETLTTAINTAANLEQLITMVTMLTSPFGVTGMLSAIDQKNQYPSAGQLDKEMFSPQMPASTTARAITLDADRAVVGDDAEGNLLRQQIAGAANAAGVAADNLDAMDKRLAANSETSGQLSRSRNIMQATVTNGLLLKQIHDAIIQNIQATSLLTMTTAQAGLHEAEEAATQRKEHQATALIFGAAQLH